A stretch of Ligilactobacillus faecis DNA encodes these proteins:
- a CDS encoding ISL3 family transposase — protein MSHNDCILKLLNIKDPNLKVIDVIDNLNNGTEKLVLIKAVLSYPISRCRNCGFATVNKNGFAKAHVRLPSLNGIRYEMILHKQRYQCKNCRTTFGATSELTKPNQTLSRKLKNQIMLLAREGLNGELIARICHCSASSVRRTIVERIKPQYRVPVLPKNLCFDEFRSIKNTTSFICCDAQTHKLVVKLPDRLSSTIINYFENRYSKFERDQVESVVIDLNAQYQRFIRRLFPNAKIIIDRFHIVQLAGRALDSCRIALTRSLNKHSREYKILKSQWRLFHKKSDEIDPKNVVYLRGINEYMTQQNAIDLIINKFSEFKIVYQTYQDITLALKNKDITTLNEVLDSYERTNTEMDTTIRTFRKNRSYLINSVTSKYSNGPLEGINRKIKLLKRSCYGFANQQFFFLRIDCIFA, from the coding sequence ATGTCCCATAACGATTGTATACTAAAACTTCTAAATATTAAAGACCCTAATCTCAAAGTTATTGATGTTATCGATAATTTAAATAATGGCACAGAGAAATTAGTTTTGATCAAAGCTGTACTATCTTATCCTATCAGCCGTTGTCGAAATTGTGGCTTTGCCACTGTTAATAAAAATGGTTTCGCTAAAGCTCACGTACGTTTACCAAGTTTAAACGGTATACGTTATGAAATGATCCTTCATAAACAACGCTATCAATGTAAAAATTGTCGCACAACTTTCGGTGCGACCTCTGAATTGACTAAGCCTAATCAAACTCTTTCTCGTAAACTAAAAAATCAGATCATGTTATTAGCTAGGGAAGGTTTGAACGGTGAACTTATCGCTCGCATCTGTCATTGCTCTGCTAGTAGTGTTCGAAGAACTATTGTCGAACGGATCAAACCTCAATATCGAGTACCTGTTTTGCCCAAGAATCTTTGTTTTGATGAATTTCGTTCGATTAAAAATACAACTTCTTTTATCTGTTGTGATGCACAAACTCATAAGTTAGTTGTTAAACTCCCAGATAGACTATCTTCTACCATTATCAATTATTTTGAAAATCGTTACTCAAAGTTTGAACGTGATCAAGTGGAATCAGTCGTCATTGATTTAAACGCTCAATACCAGCGCTTCATTCGCCGACTTTTCCCGAATGCCAAGATTATTATTGATCGGTTTCATATAGTTCAGCTAGCCGGACGTGCTTTAGACAGTTGTCGAATCGCTCTCACTAGATCACTCAATAAGCATAGTCGAGAATACAAGATTCTCAAATCACAGTGGCGTTTATTCCATAAGAAATCTGATGAGATCGACCCTAAAAATGTTGTCTATCTTAGGGGAATCAATGAATATATGACTCAACAGAATGCGATCGACTTGATCATCAATAAATTTTCTGAATTCAAAATAGTTTATCAGACTTACCAAGATATTACCTTAGCTTTGAAGAATAAAGACATTACTACTTTGAATGAGGTTCTCGATAGTTATGAGCGCACCAATACAGAGATGGATACGACTATTCGTACTTTCCGTAAAAATCGCAGCTATCTAATAAATAGCGTAACTTCAAAATATTCCAATGGTCCTTTGGAGGGTATCAATCGAAAGATCAAACTCTTAAAACGAAGTTGTTACGGTTTTGCTAATCAACAATTTTTCTTTTTACGAATTGATTGTATATTTGCGTAA